From Halorubrum salinarum, the proteins below share one genomic window:
- a CDS encoding alanyl-tRNA editing protein → MTASRAPVEPTVREFEATVESVDGREVVLDETYFYPASGGQPADRGTLDGHLVDDVVERDGAVVHALDPDADAALAPGDEVTGLIDDAFRTYCARAHTASHVLYGAARRIADDLGYAGFDISETKVRVDLTTAEPLGDDDLIELERLANRAVWDSLPVSWTTHSADEARDVDGIAFNTKTEEGAMSGGDAVRVVTVGEADDPWDVAACGGTHVANTSEIGPIAVLERSNPGEGVTRVEFAVGPTAIDELGAVHAAALDAATALDARVGDLPDAVSRLRDEADRLEAELRDAREELLAARLREFPTAAVDGARWAIGTVDDADPNELREPATAAVAADGDLDALAAVGTGDAPFVVVAAGGDAVDAGDAVGAVTDEFGGGGGGGPTFAQGGGLDADPEAVAAWLRER, encoded by the coding sequence GTTCGAAGCGACGGTCGAGTCCGTCGACGGCCGCGAGGTCGTCCTCGACGAGACGTACTTCTACCCGGCGTCGGGCGGCCAGCCGGCAGACAGGGGAACGCTCGACGGCCACCTCGTCGACGACGTGGTCGAGCGGGACGGAGCGGTCGTCCACGCGCTCGACCCCGACGCGGACGCCGCCCTCGCGCCCGGCGACGAGGTCACGGGCCTGATCGACGACGCCTTCCGCACCTACTGCGCCCGGGCGCACACCGCCTCGCACGTGCTGTACGGGGCGGCGCGCCGGATCGCCGACGACCTCGGCTACGCCGGGTTCGACATCTCGGAGACGAAGGTCCGCGTCGACCTGACGACCGCCGAGCCGCTGGGCGACGACGACCTGATCGAGTTAGAGCGGCTCGCCAACCGCGCCGTCTGGGACTCGCTGCCCGTCTCGTGGACGACGCACTCGGCCGACGAGGCCCGCGACGTCGACGGCATCGCGTTCAACACCAAGACCGAGGAGGGCGCGATGAGCGGCGGCGACGCGGTCCGGGTCGTGACGGTCGGCGAGGCCGACGACCCGTGGGACGTCGCCGCCTGCGGCGGTACGCACGTGGCGAACACGTCGGAGATCGGGCCGATCGCGGTGCTGGAGCGGTCGAACCCCGGCGAGGGCGTGACCCGCGTCGAGTTCGCGGTCGGGCCCACGGCGATAGACGAACTCGGTGCGGTCCACGCCGCCGCGCTCGACGCCGCGACGGCGCTCGACGCGCGCGTCGGCGACCTCCCGGACGCCGTTTCCCGCCTCCGCGACGAGGCGGACCGGCTGGAGGCGGAGCTCCGGGACGCCCGCGAGGAACTGCTCGCGGCCCGCCTGCGCGAGTTCCCGACCGCCGCCGTCGACGGCGCGCGCTGGGCGATCGGGACCGTCGACGACGCCGACCCGAACGAGCTCCGCGAGCCGGCGACGGCGGCGGTCGCGGCCGACGGCGACCTCGACGCCCTCGCCGCGGTCGGGACCGGCGACGCCCCCTTCGTCGTGGTCGCGGCCGGCGGCGACGCGGTCGACGCGGGCGACGCCGTCGGCGCCGTCACCGACGAGTTCGGCGGGGGCGGCGGCGGCGGCCCGACGTTCGCGCAGGGCGGCGGGCTCGACGCCGACCCCGAGGCCGTCGCGGCGTGGCTCCGGGAGCGATGA